In Fulvia fulva chromosome 10, complete sequence, a single window of DNA contains:
- a CDS encoding Alpha-glucosides permease MPH2: MADPRQASVIREKKAEVEAAGRPLHLSHGDDLNMTESKRQTVLDAKKASDEEQKMTLLQGVRLYPKAIAWSVLISTCIAMEGYQLALVNNFYGFAPFNEKYGEPTGDPETPYQVSAPWQAGLSNGALVGQFIGLFINGWASERFGYRKTVMTCLALIIAFITIFFTAPNIETLLIGEILCGMPWGVFQTITITYASEVCPIALRGYLTTYVNCCWGLGQLIAIGVIRSQFNRTDQWAYRIPYALQWMWPVPLIIGVAFAPESPWWLVRKGRLEDAKKSLLRLTSTNRETDFNADETIAMMAHTTQLEMSTTSGASYLDCFKGADLRRTEIVCMCWAIQNLAGNSFSNYSTYFLQQAGVSPENSYDFAMGQYAINMVGVFGAWGLMSLGFGRRTLYLYGLCGLTLLLLIIGFMGLVDDRDTAGLATGSIMIIWALTYQLTVGTVCYSLVAEISSRRLQIKTVVLGRNLYIVAAIICSTITPYMINPTAWDWGSFAGFFWAGLAFLCCIYTYFRVPEPKGRTFAEMDLLFERRVSARKFASTEVDVFGETLDGSVVSQHKDGLAAEHSEITKMA; the protein is encoded by the exons ATGGCAGACCCCCGCCAGGCCTCCGTCATCCGCGAGAAGAAAGCAGAAGTCGAGGCAGCTGGACGTCCTCTCCACCTGTCCCACGGCGACGATCTTAACATGACGGAATCGAAACGGCAGACTGTCCTCGATGCGAAGAAGGCCTCCGATGAGGAGCAGAAGATGACACTTCTCCAGGGTGTCAGACTTTATCCCAAGGCGATTGCGTGGAGTGTTTTGATCTCTACCTGTATTGCGATGGAGGGGTATCAGCTCGCTTTGGTCAATAACTTTTATGGCTTTGCGCCGTTTAATGAGAAGTATGGCGAGCCGACGGGGGATCCGGAGACGCCTTATCAG GTGTCGGCGCCGTGGCAAGCTGGGCTTTCGAATGGTGCTCTTGTGGGCCAGTTCATTGGTCTCTTTATCAATGGAT GGGCATCTGAACGATTTGGATACCGCAAGACCGTGATGACGTGTCTTGCACTCATCATTGCGTTCATTACAATCTTCTTCACTGCGCCAAACATTGAGACACTCCTGATTGGCGAGATCTTGTGCG GCATGCCATGGGGAGTGTTCCAGACCATCACCATCACCTACGCTTCGGAAGTATGCCCGATCGCACTGCGAGGATACCTGACCACTTATGTCAACTGCTGTTGGGGACTGGGCCAATTGATCGCAATTGGCGTCATCCGGTCCCAGTTCAATCGCACAGATCAATGGGCTTACCGCATCCCATACGCCCTGCAGTGGATGTGGCCTGTACCTCTCATCATTGGAGTTGCCTTCGCTCCGGAAAGCCCATG GTGGCTCGTCAGAAAGGGACGCCTTGAGGACGCAAAGAAGTCTCTCCTACGTCTCACATCCACGAACCGCGAGACCGACTTCAACGCAGACGAAACCATCGCCATGATGGCACACACGACCCAACTCGAAATGTCCACCACCTCCGGCGCATCCTACCTCGATTGCTTCAAAGGCGCCGATCTCCGCCGCACAGAAATCGTCTGTATGTGCTGGGCGATCCAGAATCTCGCAGGCAACTCCTTCTCCAACTACTCAACATACTTCCTCCAACAAGCCGGCGTCAGTCCCGAAAACTCCTACGACTTCGCCATGGGCCAGTACGCTATCAACATGGTCGGTGTCTTCGGGGCCTGGGGCCTCATGTCTCTCGGTTTCGGTCGCCGGACGCTGTACCTATACGGTCTGTGCGGTCTTACCCTTCTCCTGCTCATCATCGGATTCATGGGCCTTGTCGACGATAGAGACACTGCTGGACTCGCGACTGGAAGCATCATGATCATCTGGGCTCTCACCTACCAGCTCACTGTCGGGACAGTATGCTACTCCCTCGTGGCCGAGATCTCCTCCCGTCGCCTGCAGATCAAGACGGTAGTGCTAGGTCGCAACCTCTACATCGTCGCTGCTATCATTTGCTCGACTATTACGCCTTACATGATCAACCCGACAGCTTGGGACTGGGGCTCGTTCGCTGGGTTCTTCTGGGCCGGGCTGGCCTTCTTATGCTGTATTTATACATACTTCCGTGTACCAGAGCCGAAGGGCAGGACTTTCGCGGAAATGGATCTGTTATTCGAGCGCAGGGTGTCTGCGCGCAAGTTCGCTTCTACGGAGGTCGATGTCTTTGGCGAGACGCTGGATGGGAGTGTGGTGTCGCAGCATAAGGATGGGCTGGCAGCGGAGCACTCTGAGATTACGAAGATGGCTTGA